The following are encoded in a window of Carettochelys insculpta isolate YL-2023 chromosome 30, ASM3395843v1, whole genome shotgun sequence genomic DNA:
- the LOC142003675 gene encoding protein S100-A11-like has translation MSKIPVSPTETERCIESLLAVFQRYAGREGDSCTLSKREFLSFMNAELASFTQNQKDPGVLDRMMKQLDLNCDGQLDFQEFLNLIGGIAQACHVALCVQDPRGHHQPKKL, from the exons ATG TCGAAGATTCCCGTGTCCCCCACGGAAACGGAGCGCTGCATTGAGTCCCTGCTGGCCGTGTTCCAGCGCTACGCTGGGCGCGAAGGCGACAGCTGCACGCTCTCCAAGAGGGAGTTCCTTAGCTTCATGAACGCCGAGCTGGCTTCCTTCACACAG AACCAgaaggacccaggcgtcctggacCGGATGATGAAGCAGCTTGATTTGAACTGCGATGGGCAGCTGGATTTCCAGGAGTTCCTGAACCTCATCGGGGGCATCGCGCAGGCGTGCCATGTCGCCCTGTGTGTCCAAGACCCCCGTGGCCATCACCAGCCGAAGAAACTGTGA